Proteins encoded within one genomic window of Canis lupus familiaris isolate Mischka breed German Shepherd chromosome 12, alternate assembly UU_Cfam_GSD_1.0, whole genome shotgun sequence:
- the MDFI gene encoding myoD family inhibitor, whose product MSQVSGQRPPHCDAPHGAPSAAPGPAQTPSLLPGLEVVTGSTHPLETALEEGSLEEAAPPMPQGNGPGAPQALDSTDLHVPTEAVTRQPQGNPLGCTPLVANGSGHPSELSSTRRAGNGALGGPKAHRKLQTHPSLASQGSKKSKSSTKSTASQIPLQAQEDCCVHCILSCLFCEFLTLCNIVLDCATCGSCSSEDSCLCCCCCGSGECADCDLPCDLDCGIVDACCESADCLEICMECCGLCFSS is encoded by the exons CCCAGACCCCATCCCTCCTGCCTGGGCTGGAGGTAGTAACAGGATCCACTCACCCTTTGGAGACAGCGCTAGaggagggctccctggaggaggcggCGCCCCCCATGCCCCAAGGCAATGGCCCTGGGGCCCCTCAGGCCCTGGACAGCACTGACCTCCATGTCCCCACAGAAGCTGTGACAC GCCAGCCTCAGGGGAACCCCTTGGGCTGCACCCCACTAGTGGCAAATGGCTCAGGCCACCCCTCAGAGCTGAGCAGCACCAGGCGGGCAGGAAATGGTGCCCTGGGTGGCCCTAAAGCCCACCGGAAGTTGCAGACGCACCCATCTCTAGCCAGCCAGGGCAGCAAGAAGAGTAAGAGCAGCACCAAATCTACTGCCTCCCAGATCCCCCTCCAGGCGCAGGAAG ACTGCTGTGTCCACTGCATCCTGTCCTGCTTGTTCTGCGAGTTCCTGACGCTGTGTAACATCGTCCTGGACTGCGCCACGTGCGGCTCCTGCAGCTCCGAGGACTCgtgcctctgctgctgctgctgcggctcGGGCGAGTGCGCCGACTGCGACCTGCCCTGCGACCTGGACTGCGGCATCGTGGACGCCTGCTGCGAGTCCGCCGACTGCCTGGAGATCTGCATGGAGTGCTGCgggctctgcttctcctcctga